A stretch of the Carassius carassius chromosome 6, fCarCar2.1, whole genome shotgun sequence genome encodes the following:
- the LOC132142146 gene encoding rho guanine nucleotide exchange factor 38-like — protein MEPHQASGNDRENEKVERKDKDKGIKRRNRLFIRYLERRKTDTIVDDDVSKGDISISTLVRRCHSDKTEYSAKLKEKMSPHDLSAPTSPAVDPEEIRHRRMTKRSKVIEELVRTEGDFLKDLELCISEVLLPLRAAQVVDVDRLFTNMESVCDVSAELLQRLKHAVADPDPETQLIGEVFIQTKAVMEDVYRVYCYHHTEANALLKSYEGHEDIQQHFRRCISALKKIYDQEGKPNLLDMGSLLIKPVQRVMKYPLLLAELWNATPTDHPDNRPLQEALTTVKIINININEFKRRKDIVLKYKRSDDETSLMGKLNKFNIHSIRKKSDRLTSYFKILTGVEPQVRDEEFDKEEKLFRSLEKAVRQLVKNISCYLLYTQDMISIAVQNAQDLEAIMKDPDKIDTNGFQHKRNGSDPYKQFKDHMEQLVLAPLSSLLGMFASPQKLIQKRYDKLLDYCSQLDSRSSKEEQGLAKKDYLALNGQLLEELQRFNCAVRTILNNCSICVVKLIRRLMEAAQPSVQQIPVPMSNFSEVQNSIMEELSNLGFYKENSQKLMERKVSFEKRDKKTVPEIPRQTEEQRAWLLEEYALDRLYQLKRNCNACQENDVSLLEGELVALLEDRDPMGSSSRWLIHTGTTQGYVYSSFLKAYNPQREVTERPDDFDNLSLFVSSSRSGSMRSFSSPYSTTDTSAQDETEPCQDQHFYAVYAFQARCEQELTLQEHQHVQILRFSDLSGNRDWWLAQSNGQKGYVPANYLGKMSYA, from the exons ATGGAGCCCCACCAGGCCAGCGGGAATGACAGGGAGAATGAAAAGGTGGAGAGAAAAGACAAGGATAAAGGCATTAAAAGGAGAAACAGACTTTTCATAAGATACCTGGAAAGGAGGAAGACAGACACTATTGTGGATGATGACGTTTCCAAAGGTGACATCAGCATCTCAACCTTGGTGAGAAGGTGCCATTCTGACAAGACAGAGTATAGTGCTAAACTTAAAG AGAAAATGTCTCCCCATGATCTCTCCGCACCCACATCCCCGGCCGTGGATCCAGAAGAGATCCGCCACAGGAGGATGAccaagaggtcaaaggtcattgaGGAGCTGGTTCGGACAGAGGGAGATTTTCTGAAGGACCTGGAGCTGTGCATAAGTGAGGTTCTGCTTCCTCTAAGAGCAGCTCAG GTGGTGGATGTGGATCGACTGTTCACCAACATGGAGTCTGTGTGTGACGTCTCTGCGGAGCTGCTCCAGAGGCTGAAACACGCCGTCGCTGACCCTGACCCCGAAACACAGCTCATCG gagaagTGTTCATCCAAACCAAAGCCGTGATGGAGGACGTGTACAGAGTTTACTGCTATCATCACACCGAGGCTAACGCTTTACTCAAGTCTTATGAAGGACATGAAGACATCCAGCAGCATTTCAGAAGATGTATATCAGCGCTCAA GAAGATATATGACCAAGA agGGAAGCCTAATTTGCTTGACATGGGCTCTCTGCTCATTAAACCTGTGCAGCGCGTCATGAAATACCCGCTGCTATTGGCCGAGCTGTGGAATGCCACGCCCACAGATCACCCTGACAACAGACCCTTACAGGAAGCTCTGACCACAGTCAAGAtcattaacatcaacattaacgAGTTTAAGAGGAGGAAAGACATAG TGCTGAAGTATAAGAGGAGTGATGATGAAACCTCTCTGATGGGAAAACTCAACAAGTTCAACATTCATTCTATCCGGAAGAAATCAGACCGTCTGACGAGCTACTTCAAGATCCTCACAGGTGTCGAGCCACAG GTGAGAGATGAAGAGTTTGACAAGGAGGAAAAACTCTTCCGTAGCCTTGAGAAAGCTGTGAGGCAGCTGGTGAAAAACATCAGCTGTTACCTGCTCTACACTCAG GACATGATCTCCATTGCTGTTCAAAATGCACAAGACCTGGAAGCTATAATGAAGGATCCAGACAAAATAGACACAAATGGCTTTCAGCATAAGAGGAATGGCAGTGACCCATACAAACAGTTC AAAGATCACATGGAGCAGCTGGTTCTGGCTCCTCTCTCGAGTCTGCTGGGAATGTTTGCATCGCCGCAGAAGCTGATCCAGAAGCGCTACGATAAACTGTTGGACTACTGCAGCCAGCTGGATTCCCGATCCTCCAAAGAGGAGCAGGGCCTGGCCAAGAAAGATTACCTGGCCCTCAACGGTCAGCTGCTTGAGGAGCTGCAGCGCTTCAACTGCGCCGTCAGGACCATCCTCAACAACTGCTCGATTTGTGTGGTCAAACTGATCCGGAGGCTGATGGAAGCAGCTCAACCCTCAGTCCAGCAGATTCCG GTTCCCATGTCGAACTTTAGTGAAGTCCAAAATTCCATCATGGAGGAGCTGAGCAACCTTGGATTCTACAAAGAAAATTCCCAAAAGCTGATGGAGCGCAAAGTGAGCTTTGAGAAGCGGGACAAGAAGACG GTGCCAGAGATCCCCAGACAGACGGAGGAGCAGCGAGCCTGGCTCCTGGAGGAGTATGCGCTGGATCGGCTCTATCAGCTGAAGCGTAACTGTAATGCGTGTCAGGAGAACGACGTGAGTCTGCTGGAGGGCGAGCTGGTGGCCCTGCTGGAGGACAGAGACCCCATGGGAAGCAGCAGTCGATGGCTCATTCACACCGGGA ctACGCAGGGCTATGTGTACTCCTCGTTCCTGAAAGCGTATAACCCCCAGCGAGAGGTGACTGAGAGACCGGACGACTTCGACAATCTGAGTCTGTTTGTGTCCAGCAGCAGGAGCGGCAGTATGAGGAGCTTCAGTAGTCCCTACAGCACTACAGACACTTCAGCACAGGACGAGACGGAGCCCTGCCAAGACCAGCAC TTCTATGCAGTTTATGCGTTCCAGGCGCGCTGTGAGCAGGAGCTGACGCTTCAGGAGCACCAGCACGTGCAGATCCTTCGGTTCTCTGACCTCAGCGGAAACAGAGACTGGTGGCTCGCCCAATCCAACGGACAGAAGGGATACGTCCCAGCCAATTACCTGGGAAAGATGTCATATGCCTAA